The following are encoded in a window of Callithrix jacchus isolate 240 chromosome 9, calJac240_pri, whole genome shotgun sequence genomic DNA:
- the LOC100385845 gene encoding DNA (cytosine-5)-methyltransferase 1, which yields MSDLLEVQNGASALEISYNGEPQSWFQRQLWGTQYQPILRDHICKDMSALVAARMQHIPLAPGSDWRDLPNIEVRLSDGTMARKLRYTHHNRKNGRSSSRALRGVCSCVEAGKACDPAARQFNTLIPWCLPHTGNRHNHWAGLYGRLEWDGFFSTTVTNPEPMGKQGRVLHPEQHRVVSVRECACSQGFPDTYRLFGNILDKHRQVGNAVPPPLAKAIGLEIKLCVLAKARESASAKIKEEEAAKD from the coding sequence ATGTCTGACCTGCTGGAGGTGCAGAATGGAGCCTCGGCGCTGGAGATCTCCTACAACGGGGAGCCTCAGTCCTGGTTCCAGAGGCAGCTCTGGGGCACACAGTACCAGCCCATCCTCAGGGACCACATCTGTAAGGACATGAGTGCATTGGTGGCCGCCCGCATGCAGCACATCCCCTTGGCCCCCGGCTCAGACTGGCGAGATCTGCCCAACATCGAAGTGCGGCTCTCGGACGGCACCATGGCCCGGAAGCTGCGGTACACCCACCACAACAGGAAGAACGGTCGCAGCAGCTCCAGGGCCCTCCGTGGGGTCTGCTCCTGTGTGGAAGCAGGCAAAGCCTGCGACCCTGCAGCTAGGCAGTTCAACACCCTCATCCCCTGGTGCCTGCCCCACACTGGGAACCGGCACAACCACTGGGCTGGCCTCTATGGAAGGCTTGAGTGGGACGGCTTCTTCAGCACAACTGTCACCAACCCCGAGCCCATGGGCAAGCAGGGCCGCGTGCTCCACCCCGAGCAACACCGTGTGGTGAGTGTGCGGGAGTGTGCCTGCTCCCAGGGCTTCCCTGACACCTACCGGCTCTTTGGCAATATCCTGGACAAGCACCGGCAGGTGGGCAATGccgtgccaccacccctggccaaagCCATCGGCTTGGAGATCAAGCTCTGTGTGTTGGCCAAAGCCCGAGAGAGTGCCTCAGCTAAAATAAAGGAGGAGGAAGCTGCTAAGGACTAG